A single genomic interval of Rhea pennata isolate bPtePen1 chromosome 5, bPtePen1.pri, whole genome shotgun sequence harbors:
- the LOC134141657 gene encoding maleylacetoacetate isomerase-like isoform X3: MQEVNCSPERKMSYAAAKPILYSYFQSSCSWRVRIALALKGIVYDQVPVNLLKDGGQQIAIIHYLEETRPNPRLLPQDPKKRAQVRMISDHIVSGIQPLQNLSILQRMGEKKMEWAQQCITFGFQALEQILQHTAGCYCVGDEVSIADLCLVPQVFNAERYKVDLAPYPTITRINKALLELEAFKASHPSRQPDTPAELRA, encoded by the exons ccGATACTTTATAGCTATTTTCAAAGTTCCTGCTCTTGGAGAGTGAGAATTG CACTGGCTTTGAAAGGGATTGTCTATGACCAGGTGCCAGTGAACCTCCTGAAGGACGGGGGGCAGCAG ATCGCTATAATTCATTACCTAGAAGAAACCCGGCCTAACCCCAGGCTCCTACCCCAAGATCCAAAGAAGAGAGCCCAAGTCAGGATGATCTCAGATCACATTGTCTCTGGCATTCAGCCACTCCAG AACCTGAGTATCCTGCAACgaatgggggagaaaaaaatggaatgggCTCAGCAATGCATCACATTTGGCTTCCAAG CACTGGAGCAGATTCTGCAGCATACTGCTGGATGCTACTGTGTGGGGGATGAG GTGTCCATCGCTGACTTGTGCTTAGTGCCTCAAGTTTTCAATGCTGAAAG ataCAAAGTGGACCTGGCTCCATATCCCACAATAACCAGAATCAATAAAGCTCTCCTAGAGTTGGAAGCATTCAAAGCCAGCCATCCATCCCGGCAGCCAGATACCCCTGCAGAACTGCGAGCTTAA
- the LOC134141657 gene encoding maleylacetoacetate isomerase-like isoform X1, whose protein sequence is MQEVNCSPERKMSYAAAKPILYSYFQSSCSWRVRIALALKGIVYDQVPVNLLKDGGQQFSAEFKALNPMQQVPALKIDGITLSQSIAIIHYLEETRPNPRLLPQDPKKRAQVRMISDHIVSGIQPLQNLSILQRMGEKKMEWAQQCITFGFQALEQILQHTAGCYCVGDEVSIADLCLVPQVFNAERYKVDLAPYPTITRINKALLELEAFKASHPSRQPDTPAELRA, encoded by the exons ccGATACTTTATAGCTATTTTCAAAGTTCCTGCTCTTGGAGAGTGAGAATTG CACTGGCTTTGAAAGGGATTGTCTATGACCAGGTGCCAGTGAACCTCCTGAAGGACGGGGGGCAGCAG TTTTCTGCTGAGTTCAAGGCACTGAATCCAATGCAGCAAGTCCCAGCCTTGAAAATTGATGGCATCACCCTTTCTCAGTCG ATCGCTATAATTCATTACCTAGAAGAAACCCGGCCTAACCCCAGGCTCCTACCCCAAGATCCAAAGAAGAGAGCCCAAGTCAGGATGATCTCAGATCACATTGTCTCTGGCATTCAGCCACTCCAG AACCTGAGTATCCTGCAACgaatgggggagaaaaaaatggaatgggCTCAGCAATGCATCACATTTGGCTTCCAAG CACTGGAGCAGATTCTGCAGCATACTGCTGGATGCTACTGTGTGGGGGATGAG GTGTCCATCGCTGACTTGTGCTTAGTGCCTCAAGTTTTCAATGCTGAAAG ataCAAAGTGGACCTGGCTCCATATCCCACAATAACCAGAATCAATAAAGCTCTCCTAGAGTTGGAAGCATTCAAAGCCAGCCATCCATCCCGGCAGCCAGATACCCCTGCAGAACTGCGAGCTTAA
- the LOC134141657 gene encoding maleylacetoacetate isomerase-like isoform X2: MQLRKLSHAGVQVEPILYSYFQSSCSWRVRIALALKGIVYDQVPVNLLKDGGQQFSAEFKALNPMQQVPALKIDGITLSQSIAIIHYLEETRPNPRLLPQDPKKRAQVRMISDHIVSGIQPLQNLSILQRMGEKKMEWAQQCITFGFQALEQILQHTAGCYCVGDEVSIADLCLVPQVFNAERYKVDLAPYPTITRINKALLELEAFKASHPSRQPDTPAELRA; encoded by the exons ATGCAGCTGAGGAAGCTGTCTCATGCTGGAGTTCAGGTAGAG ccGATACTTTATAGCTATTTTCAAAGTTCCTGCTCTTGGAGAGTGAGAATTG CACTGGCTTTGAAAGGGATTGTCTATGACCAGGTGCCAGTGAACCTCCTGAAGGACGGGGGGCAGCAG TTTTCTGCTGAGTTCAAGGCACTGAATCCAATGCAGCAAGTCCCAGCCTTGAAAATTGATGGCATCACCCTTTCTCAGTCG ATCGCTATAATTCATTACCTAGAAGAAACCCGGCCTAACCCCAGGCTCCTACCCCAAGATCCAAAGAAGAGAGCCCAAGTCAGGATGATCTCAGATCACATTGTCTCTGGCATTCAGCCACTCCAG AACCTGAGTATCCTGCAACgaatgggggagaaaaaaatggaatgggCTCAGCAATGCATCACATTTGGCTTCCAAG CACTGGAGCAGATTCTGCAGCATACTGCTGGATGCTACTGTGTGGGGGATGAG GTGTCCATCGCTGACTTGTGCTTAGTGCCTCAAGTTTTCAATGCTGAAAG ataCAAAGTGGACCTGGCTCCATATCCCACAATAACCAGAATCAATAAAGCTCTCCTAGAGTTGGAAGCATTCAAAGCCAGCCATCCATCCCGGCAGCCAGATACCCCTGCAGAACTGCGAGCTTAA
- the LOC134141657 gene encoding maleylacetoacetate isomerase-like isoform X4 — MQEVNCSPERKMSYAAAKPILYSYFQSSCSWRVRIALALKGIVYDQVPVNLLKDGGQQFSAEFKALNPMQQVPALKIDGITLSQSIAIIHYLEETRPNPRLLPQDPKKRAQVRMISDHIVSGIQPLQNLSILQRMGEKKMEWAQQCITFGFQALEQILQHTAGCYCVGDEIQSGPGSISHNNQNQ, encoded by the exons ccGATACTTTATAGCTATTTTCAAAGTTCCTGCTCTTGGAGAGTGAGAATTG CACTGGCTTTGAAAGGGATTGTCTATGACCAGGTGCCAGTGAACCTCCTGAAGGACGGGGGGCAGCAG TTTTCTGCTGAGTTCAAGGCACTGAATCCAATGCAGCAAGTCCCAGCCTTGAAAATTGATGGCATCACCCTTTCTCAGTCG ATCGCTATAATTCATTACCTAGAAGAAACCCGGCCTAACCCCAGGCTCCTACCCCAAGATCCAAAGAAGAGAGCCCAAGTCAGGATGATCTCAGATCACATTGTCTCTGGCATTCAGCCACTCCAG AACCTGAGTATCCTGCAACgaatgggggagaaaaaaatggaatgggCTCAGCAATGCATCACATTTGGCTTCCAAG CACTGGAGCAGATTCTGCAGCATACTGCTGGATGCTACTGTGTGGGGGATGAG ataCAAAGTGGACCTGGCTCCATATCCCACAATAACCAGAATCAATAA